CATGTCGCCGACTATGTCGAGGTGGTCTATGCGGTGGAGTTCGCGCCGCGGCCGATGCAGGACCTCATCGAGGTCTGCCGCCACCGGCGAAACATCGTGCCGATCATGGCCGACGCCGGTCGGCCAGAACTCTATGCCGGCATCGTCGAGGAGGCCGACCTCCTGTACCAGGACGTCGCCCAGCCCGACCAGGTGGCGATCGCCCTGCGGAATGTCCCCCTGCTCAGGCCGGGCGGCACTCTGATGCTGATGCTCAAGACGCGGAGCGTGGACGTGAGGTTGAGCCCGCAGGACGTTGCCGACGAGGCGGTCAGGGCCCTTGAAGAGGGCGGGATGCGCGTGGCCGAAGTGCTCTGGCTCGAACCCTATCACCGCGACCACGCGGCTATCGTCTGCGAAGCCATCAAATAAGATATTCCCCCTCTCTTCTTCATGGGCAGATACCTCTTCAACCCCTTCAGCATCCTCATGGTGGCGTTTCTCT
This window of the Methanofollis ethanolicus genome carries:
- a CDS encoding fibrillarin-like rRNA/tRNA 2'-O-methyltransferase is translated as MIRIGGVLVSPGEGGVYGERMIDGYRVWDPYRSKFAAYALLGGERDLAPEMRVLYLGAANGTTVSHVADYVEVVYAVEFAPRPMQDLIEVCRHRRNIVPIMADAGRPELYAGIVEEADLLYQDVAQPDQVAIALRNVPLLRPGGTLMLMLKTRSVDVRLSPQDVADEAVRALEEGGMRVAEVLWLEPYHRDHAAIVCEAIK